One segment of Elusimicrobiota bacterium DNA contains the following:
- a CDS encoding prepilin-type N-terminal cleavage/methylation domain-containing protein, with translation MNRSQSQRGFTLIELLVVVLIIGILAAIAIPQYFKVVERARVAEAEAFISQVKQAQERYLARNGNYAQVNADLGNLDVTFPGSSPAFGMRYFSVAMGAGAAAGCQAGDPRYNITMTRVAANAGIAPRYSNPYTVVYERCGGALTYPGCANCSVDFAQ, from the coding sequence ATGAACAGGTCGCAGTCCCAGAGGGGCTTCACCCTCATCGAGCTGCTCGTCGTCGTGCTCATCATCGGCATCCTCGCGGCCATCGCCATCCCGCAGTACTTCAAGGTCGTCGAGCGGGCGCGCGTCGCCGAAGCCGAGGCCTTCATCTCGCAGGTGAAGCAGGCGCAGGAGCGCTACCTCGCGCGCAACGGCAACTACGCGCAGGTCAACGCCGACCTCGGGAACCTGGACGTCACCTTCCCCGGATCCTCGCCGGCCTTCGGCATGCGCTACTTCAGCGTGGCCATGGGCGCCGGCGCCGCGGCGGGCTGCCAGGCCGGCGACCCCCGCTACAACATCACCATGACGCGCGTGGCCGCCAACGCCGGCATCGCGCCCAGGTATTCGAACCCGTACACGGTCGTCTATGAGCGCTGCGGCGGAGCCCTGACGTATCCGGGCTGCGCGAACTGCTCGGTCGACTTCGCGCAATAA
- a CDS encoding secretin N-terminal domain-containing protein: MKTTVSRVAVKKGTAALMTALLTAQSAAPAWAQRRKAEPEANPSFQEDVQKPARPVAGGPIEGGEEAAAERPAEANAESAAPAASEPAASPYSRPAQDVQIGAAPKRKSAPAEPTDPLETRIVVRVKSAPLATFLDTISAQAKVNFIITEGLEDKRITAFLQNVTVREALQILLEIKGLTYQRIGRSNTYVVSPRAKGVPNRITRIYTLSHIPLMATDGGTKDFSAGSMGAGGMAGMLGQVASAVGAAGGPGKESEAAVATIFTVLSSVLTKDYGKVAIDARTNSLIITDIPEVFPQVEQILAELDKKAPQVMIEAQIVEIDSDRSQQLGIEWGGTNGELATFTGPLRDTTFPLNLPKNLTHTHFFDPVTNVVSGAAGASGAGGSSGSSATDTSALLFGSNLQTGILDLTQLKVVLRALVTRAEARFLGKPKILTLNNKTAIIQIAQNQAVSVQTVTTGSNAGVGSSGTQAERIGTGLKLNVTPQVNKEGYITMLVEPSFTNVAESKVSSASNRIFDPLTRGASTLVRVKNGQTLVLGGLLESRETKSVRKVPFLGYIPLIGWLFTSVSNQRSNTDLVIFVTPTIVND; the protein is encoded by the coding sequence ATGAAGACAACGGTCAGCAGGGTGGCGGTGAAGAAGGGGACGGCGGCGCTGATGACGGCGCTGCTGACGGCGCAGTCGGCCGCCCCGGCCTGGGCGCAGCGGCGAAAAGCCGAGCCCGAGGCCAACCCGTCCTTCCAGGAAGACGTCCAGAAGCCCGCGCGGCCGGTCGCCGGGGGCCCCATCGAGGGCGGCGAGGAAGCCGCCGCCGAAAGGCCCGCCGAGGCGAACGCGGAGAGCGCCGCTCCCGCGGCGAGCGAGCCCGCGGCCTCTCCCTATTCCCGGCCCGCCCAGGACGTGCAGATCGGGGCGGCCCCGAAGCGCAAGTCCGCGCCGGCCGAGCCGACCGACCCGCTGGAGACCCGGATCGTCGTCCGGGTCAAGAGCGCCCCGCTCGCGACCTTCCTCGACACCATCTCCGCGCAGGCCAAGGTGAACTTCATCATCACCGAAGGTCTCGAGGACAAGCGCATCACGGCGTTCCTGCAGAACGTCACGGTGCGCGAGGCGCTGCAGATCCTGCTCGAGATCAAAGGCCTCACCTACCAGCGCATCGGCCGCAGCAACACCTACGTGGTCTCCCCGCGCGCCAAGGGCGTGCCCAACCGCATCACCCGCATCTACACCCTCAGCCACATCCCGCTCATGGCCACCGACGGTGGGACCAAGGACTTCAGCGCGGGCTCCATGGGGGCAGGCGGGATGGCCGGCATGCTCGGCCAGGTGGCCAGCGCCGTCGGCGCGGCAGGCGGCCCGGGGAAAGAGAGCGAGGCGGCGGTGGCCACGATCTTCACCGTGCTCTCCAGCGTCCTCACGAAGGACTACGGCAAGGTCGCCATCGACGCGCGCACGAACTCGCTGATCATCACCGACATCCCCGAGGTCTTCCCGCAGGTCGAGCAGATCCTCGCCGAGCTCGACAAGAAGGCCCCGCAGGTCATGATCGAGGCCCAGATCGTCGAGATCGACTCGGACCGCTCGCAGCAGCTCGGCATCGAATGGGGAGGGACCAACGGCGAGCTGGCGACCTTCACCGGGCCGCTGCGCGACACGACCTTCCCGCTGAACCTTCCGAAGAACCTCACGCACACGCACTTCTTCGACCCCGTGACCAACGTCGTCAGCGGCGCGGCGGGGGCCTCCGGCGCGGGGGGCTCGAGCGGCTCGAGCGCGACGGACACCAGCGCGCTCCTCTTCGGGAGCAACCTCCAGACGGGCATCCTCGACCTGACCCAGCTGAAGGTCGTTCTGCGCGCCCTCGTGACGCGCGCCGAGGCCCGCTTCCTGGGCAAGCCGAAGATCCTCACGCTCAACAACAAGACCGCGATCATCCAGATCGCGCAGAACCAGGCCGTCTCCGTCCAGACCGTGACCACCGGCAGCAACGCGGGCGTCGGCTCCAGCGGCACCCAAGCGGAGCGCATCGGCACGGGCCTCAAGCTCAACGTCACGCCCCAGGTCAACAAGGAAGGCTACATCACCATGCTCGTCGAGCCCTCCTTCACCAACGTGGCCGAGTCGAAGGTCTCCTCGGCGTCGAACCGCATCTTCGACCCGCTGACCCGCGGAGCCTCGACGCTGGTGCGCGTGAAGAACGGCCAGACCCTCGTGCTCGGCGGGCTGCTCGAGTCCCGGGAGACCAAGTCCGTGCGCAAGGTCCCCTTCCTGGGCTACATCCCGCTCATCGGCTGGCTCTTCACGAGCGTGAGCAACCAGCGCAGCAACACGGACCTCGTCATCTTCGTGACGCCGACCATCGTCAACGATTGA
- a CDS encoding tetratricopeptide repeat protein, whose protein sequence is MNARRLVLPVVVLAHFVCPLFFFTDLTRNPYVTQIALLDGALCLAAAFLALGWLSGDELSLPRTPVDLPLAAWAGVCALSWGLAYFGHASFYRGAMLAEPGRQIVMQFGLVYPLLTFYLAAECAGTMEPDAPPIIGWAAFCILWGALWLLFPQLRGAASQGPTLWEHMWDPYGALLWAAGISAVLFLARAGTVHAVWHAALAAGFLGAVYAVLQYFNFEILWPKTLNPYGGRSVSTFGNPNFMSSYMVILLPLSVVYYLRARARGARIAYGILFLFFEAALLCSLTRSSWVGAAAALAVLALSPEVRRLVRRDPEVTGLVLSAGVLIALFWPQSNIGGYVSSAFGRLSEVGLAFKHTEPGGIPYSPWFQRLLIWACAWQMGAENPLLGKGWGLFELYYPFYQGGLLEQVALLRGMRTHANNAHNEVLEVWAQCGLAGVGVLLWTWVAFFRSTLPRALRVEIAEPAAKGRPAREGGTGIWILGAAAGVAGMLVDNLMNVSLHFAVPGFLFWWMAGSTAGLLAREEGWRRAPALPAAARKALALGAVLLCAWGAWAGVAMWMRETNYFMGFKLARGQRMAQAVETLERAYRWQPREVNTNYELGNAYARSDQPEKALWAYDQSLKANAGYDEIYFNIATLSGNRLGRRDDARRNYLMSWAINPMSQDLYASFSAFLLREPVAERELAIRVLEGAIRFFPDNPHFRNNLGYLYSLGREYGKAEEVYAGLLAREPGFSTAESNLRSSLGQSGRRPPEILRRLDDLRRLDALVRARDLGPATRELARRCADAFPLDVRARFYAGNLELFHGDAAAAEGHFRAVLAREPRSVPAVVNLGQALKKLGRSDEAAERFREALRLEPGNPTAAGELRALGR, encoded by the coding sequence GTGAACGCGCGCCGCCTCGTCCTTCCCGTCGTCGTTCTCGCGCATTTCGTCTGCCCGCTCTTCTTCTTCACGGACCTCACGCGCAACCCGTACGTCACGCAGATCGCGCTCCTCGACGGGGCCCTCTGCCTCGCGGCGGCCTTCCTCGCCCTCGGCTGGTTGAGCGGCGACGAGCTCTCCCTTCCGCGCACCCCCGTCGACCTTCCGCTCGCCGCCTGGGCCGGGGTCTGCGCCCTGAGCTGGGGCCTCGCCTACTTCGGTCACGCGTCGTTCTACCGCGGGGCGATGCTCGCGGAGCCGGGCCGCCAGATCGTGATGCAGTTCGGCCTCGTCTATCCGCTGCTGACCTTCTACCTCGCCGCCGAGTGCGCGGGGACCATGGAGCCCGACGCCCCGCCGATCATCGGCTGGGCGGCCTTCTGCATCCTCTGGGGCGCGCTCTGGCTGCTCTTCCCGCAGCTGCGCGGGGCGGCGTCCCAGGGCCCCACGCTCTGGGAGCATATGTGGGACCCCTACGGCGCGCTCCTCTGGGCGGCCGGCATCTCCGCGGTGCTCTTCCTCGCGCGTGCGGGCACCGTGCACGCGGTCTGGCACGCGGCGCTGGCGGCCGGCTTCCTGGGCGCCGTCTACGCCGTCCTGCAGTACTTCAACTTCGAGATCCTCTGGCCGAAGACCCTCAACCCCTACGGCGGACGCTCCGTCTCGACTTTCGGGAACCCGAACTTCATGTCGTCGTACATGGTCATCCTCCTGCCGCTCTCCGTCGTCTACTATCTGCGCGCGCGTGCGCGCGGAGCGCGGATTGCCTACGGCATCCTCTTCCTCTTCTTCGAGGCGGCGCTGCTCTGCAGCCTCACCCGCTCGTCGTGGGTCGGCGCGGCCGCCGCGCTGGCCGTCCTCGCGCTCTCCCCGGAGGTCCGGCGCCTCGTCCGCAGGGACCCCGAGGTCACCGGCCTCGTCCTGAGCGCGGGGGTTCTCATCGCCCTCTTCTGGCCGCAGAGCAACATCGGCGGCTACGTTTCGAGCGCCTTCGGACGCCTCTCCGAGGTCGGACTCGCCTTCAAGCACACGGAGCCTGGGGGCATCCCGTACAGCCCGTGGTTCCAGCGCCTTCTCATCTGGGCCTGCGCCTGGCAGATGGGCGCGGAGAACCCCCTGCTCGGCAAGGGCTGGGGCCTCTTCGAGCTCTACTATCCGTTCTACCAGGGCGGGCTGCTCGAGCAGGTGGCCCTCCTGCGCGGCATGCGCACGCACGCGAACAACGCGCACAACGAGGTCCTCGAGGTCTGGGCGCAGTGCGGCCTCGCCGGCGTCGGGGTGCTGCTCTGGACCTGGGTCGCGTTCTTCCGATCGACGCTGCCGCGCGCGCTGCGCGTCGAGATCGCCGAGCCCGCGGCGAAGGGCCGCCCCGCGCGCGAGGGGGGGACGGGGATCTGGATCCTCGGCGCCGCGGCGGGCGTCGCCGGCATGCTCGTCGACAACCTCATGAACGTCTCGCTGCACTTCGCGGTGCCGGGCTTCCTGTTCTGGTGGATGGCGGGCAGCACGGCGGGACTCCTCGCGCGGGAGGAGGGCTGGCGCCGCGCTCCCGCGCTCCCCGCCGCGGCGCGCAAGGCGCTCGCCCTCGGAGCGGTCCTGCTCTGCGCCTGGGGCGCGTGGGCGGGCGTCGCGATGTGGATGCGCGAGACGAACTACTTCATGGGCTTCAAGCTCGCGCGCGGGCAGCGGATGGCGCAGGCGGTGGAGACCCTGGAGCGCGCCTACCGCTGGCAGCCGCGCGAGGTCAACACCAACTACGAGCTCGGCAACGCCTACGCGCGCAGCGACCAGCCGGAGAAGGCCTTGTGGGCGTACGACCAGTCGCTGAAGGCCAACGCCGGCTACGACGAGATCTATTTCAACATCGCGACCCTCTCGGGGAACCGGCTCGGGCGGCGCGACGACGCGCGGCGCAACTACCTGATGTCCTGGGCCATCAACCCGATGTCCCAGGACCTCTACGCGAGCTTCTCGGCCTTCCTCCTGCGCGAGCCCGTCGCCGAACGCGAGCTCGCGATCCGCGTGCTCGAGGGGGCGATCCGCTTCTTCCCGGACAACCCGCACTTCCGCAACAACCTCGGCTACCTGTACAGCCTGGGACGCGAGTACGGCAAGGCCGAGGAGGTCTACGCGGGGCTCCTGGCCCGCGAGCCCGGCTTCTCGACGGCGGAGAGCAACCTCCGCAGCTCGCTGGGGCAGTCCGGCCGCCGACCGCCGGAGATCCTCCGCCGCCTCGACGACCTGCGCCGCCTCGACGCCCTCGTGCGCGCCCGCGACCTCGGCCCCGCCACCCGGGAGCTGGCCCGCCGCTGCGCCGACGCCTTCCCGCTCGACGTGCGCGCGCGCTTCTACGCCGGGAACCTCGAGCTCTTCCACGGGGACGCGGCCGCGGCCGAGGGGCACTTCCGCGCGGTCCTCGCGCGCGAGCCGCGCAGCGTCCCCGCCGTCGTCAACCTCGGCCAGGCGCTCAAGAAGCTCGGCCGCAGCGACGAAGCCGCGGAGCGCTTCCGCGAAGCCCTGCGCCTGGAGCCCGGCAACCCGACGGCCGCCGGCGAGCTCCGCGCCCTGGGCCGCTAG
- a CDS encoding ATPase, T2SS/T4P/T4SS family, with translation MQPQKIRLGQILLQGGVLNQEQLDKAIKHSEQQNCRLGESVVKLQMATEDQIAMAVSKLLGVPFASRENKILSPEKDQGLQQVVEERYARENILVPLFLDENTLAVAMAEPENVLVVENLKLMTNKEIQPFIATKSQIMKVIDDFYGSTGTGLIDRVMSKGDDSPDATGGEEADVTSDARLDLDKMVSQAKGAQIVSLVNAILKQAISERCSDIHIERFDERVMLRFRIHGVLYERTPPAIDGFSAVVSRIKILSKLDIAERRLPQDGAFSLKVQNRVIDIRVSICPTVFGEKVVMRILDKGAVELNIDKIGFEPRQKEDFLRAANSPHGLIFLTGPTGSGKTTTLYTVLNTIKTPEMNFMTIEDPVEFKLEGINQVQVRSGIGLTFAAALRSFLRQDPDVILVGEVRDQETAQTCLRAALTGHLVLSTLHTNSAIEAVVRLTDMGIEPFMLSSSLRMVAAQRLVRTLCPACKQAYSPPKEELERCLNESLLPPPPDPSKLIFYQARGCEKCAKTGYAGRVAIYEVYFVTPKLRDGIYHKAGDMDLLKKIAAEDGMWSLRASGWRKVLNGVTSAEEVLSITVGE, from the coding sequence ATGCAGCCTCAGAAGATCCGACTCGGCCAGATCCTGCTCCAGGGCGGGGTGCTCAACCAGGAGCAGCTCGACAAGGCCATCAAGCATTCCGAGCAGCAGAACTGCCGCCTCGGCGAGTCGGTGGTGAAGCTCCAGATGGCCACCGAGGACCAGATCGCGATGGCGGTCTCGAAGCTCCTCGGCGTCCCCTTCGCTTCCCGCGAGAACAAGATCCTCTCTCCCGAGAAGGACCAGGGCCTGCAGCAGGTCGTCGAAGAGCGCTACGCGCGCGAGAACATCCTCGTCCCGCTCTTCCTCGACGAGAACACCCTCGCCGTCGCGATGGCCGAGCCGGAGAACGTCCTCGTCGTCGAGAACCTGAAGCTGATGACGAACAAGGAGATCCAGCCCTTCATCGCCACGAAGAGCCAGATCATGAAGGTCATCGACGACTTCTACGGCTCCACCGGCACCGGCCTCATCGACCGGGTCATGTCGAAGGGCGACGACTCCCCCGACGCGACCGGCGGAGAGGAAGCCGACGTCACCTCCGACGCGCGTCTCGACCTCGACAAGATGGTCTCCCAGGCGAAGGGAGCGCAGATCGTCTCGCTCGTCAACGCCATCCTCAAGCAGGCCATCAGCGAACGCTGCTCGGACATCCACATCGAGCGCTTCGACGAGCGCGTCATGCTGCGCTTCCGCATCCACGGCGTGCTTTACGAGCGCACCCCTCCCGCCATCGACGGCTTCTCCGCGGTCGTCAGCCGCATCAAGATCCTCTCGAAGCTCGACATCGCCGAGCGGCGGCTGCCGCAGGACGGCGCTTTCTCGCTCAAGGTCCAGAACCGCGTCATCGACATCCGCGTCTCGATCTGCCCGACCGTCTTCGGGGAGAAGGTCGTCATGCGTATCCTGGACAAGGGCGCCGTCGAGCTCAACATCGACAAGATCGGCTTCGAGCCCCGCCAGAAGGAGGACTTTCTGCGGGCGGCGAACTCGCCGCACGGGCTGATCTTCCTCACCGGCCCCACGGGCTCGGGTAAGACGACGACCCTCTACACCGTCCTCAACACGATCAAGACCCCCGAGATGAACTTCATGACCATCGAGGACCCGGTCGAATTCAAGCTCGAGGGCATCAACCAGGTCCAGGTCCGCTCCGGCATCGGGCTGACCTTCGCCGCCGCGCTGCGCTCCTTCCTGCGCCAGGACCCCGACGTCATCCTCGTCGGCGAGGTCCGCGACCAGGAGACGGCGCAGACCTGTCTGCGCGCGGCGCTCACCGGCCACCTCGTGCTCTCGACGCTGCACACCAACAGCGCCATCGAGGCCGTCGTGCGCCTCACCGACATGGGCATCGAGCCGTTCATGCTCTCCTCCTCGCTGCGCATGGTCGCCGCCCAGCGCCTGGTGCGCACGCTCTGCCCGGCCTGCAAGCAGGCCTACTCCCCGCCGAAGGAGGAGCTCGAGCGCTGCCTCAACGAGAGCCTCCTGCCGCCGCCGCCGGACCCCTCGAAGCTCATCTTCTACCAGGCGCGCGGCTGCGAGAAGTGCGCGAAGACCGGCTACGCCGGGCGCGTCGCCATCTACGAGGTCTACTTCGTCACGCCCAAGCTCCGCGACGGGATCTACCACAAGGCCGGGGACATGGACCTGCTCAAGAAGATCGCCGCCGAGGACGGGATGTGGAGCCTGCGCGCGAGCGGCTGGCGCAAGGTCCTCAACGGCGTCACCTCCGCTGAAGAGGTGCTCTCCATCACCGTCGGCGAGTGA
- a CDS encoding prepilin-type N-terminal cleavage/methylation domain-containing protein: MTKDIRKKSSGFTLIELLVVVLIIGILAAIAIPQYFKVVERARVAEAQAFMSQVKQAQERYLARNGNYAQVNADLANLDVSFPGTSPAYGMRYFSVAMGAGAAAGCQAGDPRYNITLTRVAANAGIAPRYSNPYTVVYERCGGAMTYPGCANCTIDFAQ; the protein is encoded by the coding sequence ATGACCAAGGACATCCGGAAGAAGTCGAGCGGCTTCACGCTCATCGAGCTGCTCGTCGTCGTGCTCATCATCGGCATCCTCGCGGCCATCGCCATCCCGCAGTACTTCAAGGTCGTCGAGCGGGCGCGCGTCGCGGAGGCCCAGGCCTTCATGTCGCAGGTCAAGCAGGCCCAGGAGCGCTACCTCGCGCGCAACGGCAACTACGCGCAGGTCAACGCCGACCTCGCGAACCTCGACGTGTCGTTCCCGGGGACCTCGCCGGCCTACGGCATGCGCTACTTCAGCGTGGCCATGGGCGCCGGCGCCGCGGCGGGCTGCCAGGCCGGCGACCCCCGCTACAACATCACCCTGACGCGCGTGGCGGCCAACGCCGGCATCGCGCCCAGGTATTCGAACCCGTACACGGTCGTCTACGAGCGCTGCGGCGGGGCCATGACCTACCCCGGCTGCGCGAACTGCACGATCGACTTCGCGCAGTAG
- a CDS encoding OmpA family protein, producing the protein MIPVPPFLRTALRVMGQALLLVGLFALLHPLAGAQPLDESGGGNANYSRSMQLAIGLYESGHDMEAMDRFMEILVKGDPAERPVANEYLNLITQRMSMGSEAKLSRPAAPQGAGTVIESAAGRPSVRRSEPAVEDAPRRSAAPSEPEEDRAPRTAPREAGLGSGDRAVMKREIEGKIQNQARTALEKLRRYEDIRIQMATSRAPRAIAIPPDLLFETGIQFKKDAGKILDILGELVFSLGATQVIILPEGATQGNAKILDMRRTMGISSHFFRTGVAPPRVRVNLLSSQIELPREFQEYKGILLVFLYNQPLQLTTDSALDEQGGPPVSLGSWPAAFDPRSGDGAIVEFSVVEPPAGLMSWRFQILGPGEKKGDDLVPLQEVKGGAPVFHQIYWNGRKNYFGNPYPPGQYEAVLSATDLKNHSRKRHLWITLQGQEPVPAAPVSSSTLVAKAPPAELPVMGQETEEEEEAARPIPGRLQGRTIGARKPAKTAKAGKPAKAAKGKKAAARREPSKTAAEPGAQPTAAAAPAAAKPAAQEPAPSRAGVVNFQVLFQKGTATMQQDSDSVLGRIADTMELYPLDKINLVGYAYSGEPDGAALAKARADFVKKRLVEQYKMKPENIQLQNQVVGVESYKVEIYIVRGG; encoded by the coding sequence ATGATTCCCGTTCCCCCGTTCCTGAGGACGGCGCTGCGCGTCATGGGCCAGGCCCTGCTGCTGGTCGGCCTCTTCGCGCTGCTGCATCCGCTCGCCGGAGCTCAGCCGCTCGACGAGAGCGGCGGGGGGAACGCGAACTACAGCCGGTCGATGCAGCTCGCCATCGGACTCTACGAGAGCGGGCACGACATGGAGGCCATGGACCGCTTCATGGAGATCCTCGTCAAGGGCGACCCGGCCGAACGGCCCGTGGCCAACGAGTATCTGAACCTCATCACCCAGCGCATGTCCATGGGGTCGGAAGCGAAGCTCTCCCGTCCGGCGGCCCCGCAGGGCGCCGGCACGGTCATCGAGAGCGCCGCGGGACGCCCCTCGGTGCGCCGCTCCGAGCCCGCGGTCGAGGACGCGCCCCGGCGCTCCGCGGCCCCGAGCGAGCCCGAGGAGGACCGCGCGCCGCGGACCGCTCCCCGTGAGGCCGGGCTCGGCTCCGGCGACCGGGCGGTCATGAAGCGCGAGATCGAAGGGAAGATCCAGAACCAGGCGCGCACGGCGCTGGAGAAGCTGCGGCGCTACGAGGACATCCGCATCCAGATGGCGACGAGCCGCGCGCCGAGGGCGATCGCCATCCCGCCCGACCTGCTCTTCGAGACCGGGATCCAGTTCAAGAAGGACGCCGGGAAGATCCTCGACATCCTCGGCGAGCTGGTCTTCTCGCTCGGAGCCACTCAGGTCATCATCCTCCCCGAAGGCGCGACCCAGGGCAACGCGAAGATCCTGGACATGCGCCGCACCATGGGCATCAGCTCCCATTTCTTCCGGACCGGCGTCGCCCCTCCCCGCGTACGCGTGAACCTCCTGAGCAGTCAGATCGAACTCCCGCGCGAGTTCCAGGAGTACAAGGGGATCCTCCTCGTCTTCCTATACAATCAGCCCCTCCAGCTCACCACCGACAGCGCGCTCGACGAACAGGGCGGACCGCCGGTGTCGCTGGGCTCCTGGCCCGCGGCCTTCGACCCGCGCTCCGGAGACGGGGCGATCGTCGAGTTCTCGGTCGTCGAGCCTCCCGCGGGCCTCATGTCCTGGCGCTTCCAGATCCTCGGCCCCGGGGAGAAGAAAGGCGACGACCTCGTGCCGCTCCAGGAGGTCAAGGGCGGCGCCCCCGTCTTCCACCAGATCTACTGGAACGGACGGAAGAACTACTTCGGCAACCCCTACCCGCCCGGGCAGTACGAGGCCGTCCTCAGCGCGACGGACCTCAAGAACCACTCGCGCAAACGGCATCTCTGGATCACGCTCCAGGGCCAGGAACCGGTCCCCGCGGCGCCCGTCTCCTCGAGCACGCTCGTCGCCAAGGCCCCTCCTGCCGAGCTCCCCGTCATGGGGCAGGAGACCGAAGAAGAGGAAGAAGCCGCGCGTCCGATCCCGGGGCGGCTCCAGGGCAGGACGATCGGCGCCCGCAAGCCGGCGAAGACCGCCAAGGCCGGGAAGCCCGCGAAGGCGGCGAAGGGGAAGAAGGCCGCCGCGCGCCGGGAGCCCTCCAAGACCGCCGCGGAGCCCGGCGCGCAGCCGACGGCCGCCGCGGCGCCGGCGGCGGCGAAGCCCGCCGCCCAGGAGCCCGCGCCGTCGCGAGCCGGAGTGGTCAACTTCCAGGTCCTCTTCCAGAAGGGGACCGCCACCATGCAGCAGGACAGCGATTCCGTGCTCGGGCGCATCGCCGACACCATGGAACTCTATCCGCTTGATAAGATCAATCTCGTAGGGTATGCTTACAGCGGCGAGCCGGACGGCGCCGCGCTCGCGAAAGCCCGGGCGGATTTCGTGAAGAAACGGCTCGTCGAGCAGTATAAGATGAAGCCGGAGAACATCCAGCTCCAGAACCAGGTCGTCGGGGTCGAATCCTATAAGGTGGAGATCTACATCGTGAGGGGAGGATAG
- a CDS encoding type II secretion system F family protein, with translation MSKFLYTVQDSKGDTSSGSVEASDENEAINALQGRGFFILSIQAERESPSPLKRLRGGTGSVGGRDLAFFGEQLATLLNGGVPLVRGLTLLSEHSENPALKAAVQAVSKEVASGSSLHKALERHPKVFDTLWISLVQAGELSGQMPKALKQVSSYIQSQEELKAKVLTALAYPAVLFTISMGVLIFFIVKIVPTFADIFKSFDLKLPAITQVIIAVSNLLVYNLPALIGVTVVAVFLLKAYLATENGQLAKAQFLFGLPFFGAFIKNIQVERLLTTLSTLIESGVSILNAIAVLEGVFASNRIFATALKGVKNDVATGKSISAAFKKSGVFPPLVTEMMWMGEESGKLPDILGTLSTFYREQIEQFTRRFTAIIDPIMVVFIGGIVGVIVMSIFMPIFQLSQIGGKG, from the coding sequence ATGAGCAAGTTCCTCTACACCGTCCAGGACAGCAAGGGCGACACCTCCTCGGGCTCGGTCGAAGCCTCCGACGAGAACGAAGCCATCAACGCCCTCCAGGGCCGCGGCTTCTTCATCCTGTCCATCCAGGCCGAGCGCGAGAGCCCGAGCCCGCTCAAGCGCCTGCGGGGGGGGACCGGCTCCGTCGGCGGACGCGACCTGGCGTTCTTCGGCGAGCAGCTCGCCACGCTGCTCAACGGCGGCGTCCCCCTCGTCCGGGGACTGACGCTGCTCTCCGAGCACTCCGAGAACCCCGCGCTCAAGGCCGCCGTCCAGGCGGTCTCCAAGGAGGTCGCGAGCGGCTCCTCCCTGCACAAGGCCCTCGAGCGGCACCCGAAGGTCTTCGACACGCTCTGGATCTCGCTCGTGCAGGCCGGCGAGCTCAGCGGCCAGATGCCCAAGGCCCTCAAGCAGGTCTCCAGCTACATCCAGTCGCAGGAGGAGCTCAAGGCCAAGGTCCTCACCGCCCTCGCGTACCCGGCCGTGCTCTTCACGATCTCGATGGGCGTGCTGATCTTCTTCATCGTGAAGATCGTCCCGACCTTCGCCGACATCTTCAAGAGCTTCGACCTCAAGCTGCCGGCGATCACGCAGGTCATCATCGCGGTCTCGAACCTCCTCGTCTACAACCTCCCCGCGCTCATCGGGGTCACCGTCGTCGCCGTCTTCCTGCTCAAGGCCTACCTCGCCACCGAGAACGGCCAGCTCGCCAAGGCGCAGTTCCTCTTCGGGCTCCCGTTCTTCGGCGCCTTCATCAAGAACATCCAGGTCGAGCGTCTGCTCACCACCCTCTCGACCCTCATCGAGTCGGGCGTCAGCATCCTCAACGCGATCGCCGTCCTCGAGGGCGTCTTCGCCTCCAACCGGATCTTCGCGACGGCGCTCAAGGGCGTGAAGAACGACGTCGCGACGGGGAAGTCGATCTCGGCGGCGTTCAAGAAGTCCGGGGTCTTCCCGCCGCTCGTCACGGAGATGATGTGGATGGGCGAGGAGTCGGGCAAGCTCCCGGACATCCTCGGCACCCTTTCGACGTTCTATCGCGAGCAGATCGAGCAGTTCACCCGCCGCTTCACCGCGATCATCGACCCCATCATGGTCGTCTTCATCGGCGGGATCGTCGGCGTCATCGTCATGTCGATCTTCATGCCGATCTTCCAGCTCTCGCAGATCGGCGGCAAAGGCTGA